A portion of the Clostridium gelidum genome contains these proteins:
- a CDS encoding L,D-transpeptidase family protein — MEKQKSKWNKIIRGIIISFCALIVIYVGITMYFTNHFYLGSTISCVNVSGKTVEEVNEQMPAEVEEYTLELEERENVKEQIRGSDIGLEYNSDGKVKELKDKQNPFGWIIALFDKNDSKVSEVVTYDEELLQTCLDKLSCFDSSNIIEPQNSKFQYTDEGYVILDEVSGNKINKEILYDKVIDAILKGEKTINLEASNCYENPQYTSNSQEVIDTKDMLNKYINSEITYTFGDKTEVLNGATINNWIETNEDLEITFDEKKIKSYIDKLSSTYDTVGKTRDFITSLGTTIKISGGDYGWSISKNDEVKELIEIIKEGQTINKEPIYMQAALAHGNNDIGNTYVEINMAKQHLWFYKNGSLVVQGDVVTGNVNNNCSTPIGIYKLKYKQKDATLKGDNYSTQVSFWMPFNGGIGIHDAIWRYEFGGNIYRTNGSHGCVNAPYELANKIFDNIEGGIPIICYY; from the coding sequence ATGGAAAAACAAAAAAGTAAATGGAATAAAATTATAAGAGGCATTATAATTTCTTTTTGTGCTCTAATTGTTATATATGTTGGTATAACAATGTATTTTACAAATCATTTTTATTTGGGATCAACAATTAGCTGTGTCAATGTTTCAGGGAAAACAGTGGAAGAAGTAAATGAACAAATGCCAGCGGAAGTTGAGGAATATACATTGGAACTTGAAGAAAGAGAAAACGTAAAAGAACAAATTAGAGGTTCTGATATTGGGTTAGAATATAATTCAGATGGAAAGGTCAAGGAATTAAAAGATAAGCAGAATCCATTTGGATGGATTATTGCACTTTTTGATAAAAATGATTCAAAAGTATCAGAAGTAGTAACCTATGATGAAGAATTATTGCAAACATGTTTGGATAAACTCTCTTGTTTTGATAGCAGTAATATAATTGAACCGCAAAATTCTAAATTTCAATATACAGATGAAGGTTATGTGATTTTAGATGAAGTTTCGGGAAACAAAATCAATAAAGAGATTTTATATGATAAGGTTATAGATGCAATTCTTAAAGGGGAGAAAACAATAAATTTGGAAGCAAGTAATTGTTATGAAAATCCACAATATACTTCAAATTCCCAGGAAGTTATAGATACTAAAGATATGCTTAATAAATATATAAATTCAGAAATAACTTATACATTTGGAGATAAGACAGAAGTTTTAAATGGAGCTACAATAAATAACTGGATTGAAACTAATGAAGATTTAGAAATTACGTTTGATGAGAAAAAAATCAAAAGTTATATAGATAAACTTTCTAGCACATATGATACAGTTGGCAAGACTCGAGATTTTATTACCTCACTAGGAACAACAATAAAAATTAGTGGCGGTGATTATGGTTGGTCAATTAGTAAGAATGATGAAGTAAAAGAATTAATTGAAATCATAAAGGAAGGGCAAACTATAAACAAAGAACCAATATACATGCAAGCTGCACTAGCTCATGGTAATAATGATATTGGGAATACCTATGTAGAAATTAATATGGCAAAACAGCATTTATGGTTTTATAAAAATGGTTCTCTTGTAGTGCAAGGAGATGTGGTTACAGGCAATGTAAATAATAATTGTTCAACGCCCATAGGTATATATAAATTAAAATATAAACAAAAAGATGCAACTTTAAAAGGCGATAATTATAGTACACAAGTAAGTTTTTGGATGCCATTTAATGGAGGAATCGGAATTCATGATGCAATCTGGAGGTATGAGTTTGGTGGAAATATCTATAGGACAAATGGCTCTCATGGTTGTGTAAATGCACCATATGAGTTAGCAAATAAAATATTTGATAATATTGAGGGTGGAATTCCCATTATTTGTTATTATTGA
- a CDS encoding aldehyde dehydrogenase: protein MEINELVSKQKEYFQKGEQSNINFRKQNLMKLKRIIKDNEQEIMNALKKDLNKSEFESYLTEIGVLYEEINMHLKNIEKWSKRKRVKSSVMFFPSKNYIVKEPYGTVLIIGPFNYPFQLVISPLIGAIAAGNTAIIKPSEHTVNTSRIIEKIINENFNEEYVTVVGANEGKECVEELLEQEFDYIFFTGSIKVGKIIMEKSSKRLIPVTLELGGKSPCIIDKDANLEKAAKRIVWGKLLNAGQTCVAPDYLFIQNEVKEEFLKLIVKEFKLQYGENIKASKDYPRIISSREIKRLSGYLKDGNIYYGGSYDEETLYFEPTILTDVKEETSVLKKEIFGPIFPVMTFNNLNEVIKYVNKRDKPLALYYFSEEKKNIEKVIRETSSGGVTINDTVLHVGTSNLPFGGVGTSGMGSYHGKKSFDTFTHEKSVVERGTYIEFSFRFAPFKDKINLLRKVIHS from the coding sequence ATGGAAATTAATGAATTAGTGAGCAAACAAAAGGAATATTTTCAAAAGGGTGAACAATCGAATATAAACTTTAGAAAGCAAAATTTAATGAAGCTCAAAAGAATAATAAAGGATAATGAGCAAGAAATAATGAATGCCCTAAAAAAAGATTTGAACAAATCTGAATTTGAAAGTTATCTTACAGAAATTGGTGTGTTGTATGAAGAAATAAACATGCATTTAAAAAATATTGAAAAATGGAGCAAAAGAAAAAGAGTTAAAAGCTCAGTTATGTTTTTTCCAAGCAAAAATTATATTGTAAAAGAGCCGTATGGTACAGTTTTAATAATAGGACCGTTTAATTATCCATTTCAATTGGTTATTTCTCCTTTAATAGGGGCTATAGCTGCAGGAAATACTGCAATAATTAAACCTTCAGAGCATACAGTAAATACATCAAGAATAATAGAAAAGATTATAAATGAAAATTTTAATGAAGAATATGTAACAGTAGTGGGTGCAAATGAAGGAAAAGAATGTGTTGAAGAATTGTTAGAACAGGAATTTGATTATATATTCTTTACTGGGAGCATAAAGGTTGGCAAAATAATAATGGAGAAATCATCAAAAAGATTGATTCCTGTAACTTTAGAATTAGGTGGAAAAAGTCCGTGTATTATAGATAAGGATGCTAATTTAGAAAAGGCAGCAAAACGAATTGTCTGGGGAAAATTATTAAATGCTGGACAAACTTGTGTTGCACCAGATTACTTATTTATACAAAATGAAGTTAAAGAAGAATTTTTAAAGTTAATAGTAAAAGAATTTAAGCTTCAATATGGAGAAAACATTAAAGCAAGTAAAGACTATCCTAGAATAATAAGTAGCCGTGAAATAAAAAGATTATCTGGATATTTAAAAGATGGGAATATATATTATGGTGGAAGTTATGATGAGGAAACATTATATTTTGAACCAACTATTTTAACAGATGTAAAAGAGGAAACAAGTGTATTAAAGAAAGAAATATTTGGACCAATATTTCCAGTTATGACTTTTAATAATTTGAATGAAGTAATAAAATATGTGAATAAAAGAGATAAGCCTTTAGCATTATATTATTTTTCAGAAGAAAAAAAGAATATAGAAAAGGTCATAAGAGAAACATCATCAGGAGGTGTTACTATAAATGATACGGTGCTTCATGTTGGAACATCTAATCTTCCTTTTGGAGGAGTCGGAACAAGTGGAATGGGTTCATATCATGGAAAGAAAAGTTTTGATACATTTACACATGAAAAAAGTGTAGTGGAGAGAGGAACATATATTGAATTTTCATTTAGATTTGCACCGTTTAAAGATAAGATTAATCTTTTGAGAAAAGTTATACACAGTTAA
- a CDS encoding ArsA family ATPase, producing the protein MRIILYTGKGGVGKTSIAAATACKIASEGKKVLVMSTDQAHSLSDSFDMKLGNEPLKISDNLYAMEIDTVIENENTWGNLKGYIEKLMVLKSKETIESEELLVFPGFEELLSLIKIKEIHDDGKYDVLIVDCAPTGETMSLLKFPDLFKWWMEKIFPFKRKAAKIVKPIIEATIKIPMPTDDTFDEIERLYSKIDELHCLMLNKDIVSIRIVTTPEKIVVKEAKRSFSYLHLFDYNVDGIIINKIFPQESLKGYFERWEKIQKESIQDINDSFKGIPIFKLELMDNELRKYEMLQKVANEIYREVKPEDVLYKDKIFTVKKHENGYKLSINMPFVDKNELNLSQNGDEITISIKNERRSLVLPTKLQSKEITSAKYEKDKLNIYFA; encoded by the coding sequence ATGAGAATAATATTATATACAGGAAAAGGTGGCGTTGGTAAAACTAGCATCGCTGCTGCCACAGCATGTAAAATTGCTAGTGAAGGCAAGAAAGTATTAGTTATGAGTACAGATCAAGCTCATAGTTTAAGTGACTCCTTTGATATGAAATTAGGTAATGAACCTTTGAAAATATCCGATAATCTTTATGCAATGGAAATAGATACTGTTATAGAAAATGAGAATACCTGGGGGAACCTAAAGGGGTATATTGAAAAACTCATGGTATTAAAATCAAAGGAAACTATAGAAAGTGAAGAATTATTAGTATTTCCTGGATTTGAAGAATTACTATCATTAATTAAGATTAAGGAAATACATGATGATGGAAAATATGATGTTTTGATAGTAGATTGTGCTCCTACAGGAGAAACTATGTCGCTACTTAAATTCCCTGATTTATTTAAATGGTGGATGGAAAAAATATTTCCTTTTAAAAGAAAGGCAGCTAAGATTGTAAAACCAATTATTGAAGCTACTATTAAAATACCAATGCCTACAGATGATACATTTGATGAAATTGAAAGACTATATTCTAAAATCGATGAACTTCATTGTCTTATGCTTAATAAGGATATAGTTAGTATAAGAATAGTAACTACTCCTGAAAAAATTGTTGTAAAGGAAGCTAAAAGAAGTTTTTCTTATCTTCATCTTTTTGATTATAATGTTGATGGAATTATAATAAATAAGATTTTTCCACAGGAATCTTTAAAGGGCTATTTTGAAAGATGGGAAAAGATTCAAAAAGAAAGTATTCAAGATATTAATGATAGCTTTAAAGGCATACCTATCTTCAAATTAGAATTAATGGATAATGAACTTAGGAAATATGAAATGCTTCAAAAAGTTGCAAATGAAATTTATAGAGAAGTTAAACCAGAGGACGTGCTTTATAAAGATAAAATATTTACAGTTAAAAAGCATGAAAATGGATATAAACTCAGTATAAATATGCCATTCGTAGATAAAAATGAGTTAAATCTATCACAAAACGGTGATGAAATTACAATATCGATTAAAAATGAAAGAAGAAGCCTTGTATTGCCAACTAAGCTTCAATCTAAAGAAATAACAAGTGCAAAATATGAGAAGGATAAGTTGAATATTTATTTTGCTTAA
- a CDS encoding ArsA family ATPase: MGRIIIFTGKGGVGKTSTAAAHAVKAAKGGKKTLIVSTDMAHNLSDIFEKKIKEEPVEVINNLYALEIDPNHEMDKHYGSISKAFKNMIPNLDEESSESLEDIVVFPGIEELFSLIKIKELYDKNIYDLIIVDCAPTGETLSLLKFPELLSWYMEKLFPIEKIALKVLRPISKIAFKLEMPDEIAMNDVEKLYVKLGSLQELLKNKDVCSIRIVTIPEKMVVEESKRSYMYLNLYNFNVDGLYINRIIPQDIENSFFDKWKQLQNDYLDELNCVFGSIPTYKIKWYEVDINGIEGLDRIAKDSLTDEHLFEVLKTTPNETFEKIENGYRLEIYIPFADKTDFDLLESGTDIIIKIGNFKRNIPIPNVIRKYSISSAKLEDEKLSIIFE; this comes from the coding sequence ATGGGTAGAATTATTATTTTCACAGGAAAAGGTGGAGTGGGAAAAACAAGTACTGCTGCAGCACATGCAGTTAAGGCTGCTAAGGGAGGCAAAAAAACATTAATTGTAAGTACAGATATGGCTCACAATTTAAGTGATATATTTGAAAAGAAAATAAAGGAAGAGCCTGTAGAGGTCATAAATAATCTTTATGCCTTAGAAATAGATCCAAATCATGAAATGGATAAGCATTATGGAAGTATTTCTAAAGCATTTAAAAATATGATTCCAAACTTAGATGAAGAAAGTTCTGAGAGTCTAGAAGATATAGTTGTGTTTCCTGGCATTGAAGAATTATTTTCATTAATTAAGATTAAAGAACTATATGATAAAAATATATATGATTTAATAATTGTTGATTGTGCTCCAACAGGAGAAACCTTATCTTTATTAAAATTTCCAGAACTTCTTTCTTGGTATATGGAAAAATTATTTCCAATAGAAAAGATAGCTTTAAAAGTGTTAAGACCAATTTCTAAAATAGCATTTAAGCTTGAGATGCCAGATGAAATTGCCATGAATGATGTTGAAAAGTTATATGTTAAACTTGGTAGTTTACAAGAACTTTTAAAAAACAAAGATGTATGTAGCATTAGAATTGTCACAATACCAGAAAAAATGGTTGTAGAGGAAAGTAAGAGAAGTTATATGTATTTAAATTTATATAATTTCAATGTTGATGGATTATATATTAATAGAATAATTCCTCAAGATATAGAAAATAGTTTTTTTGATAAATGGAAACAGCTCCAAAATGATTATTTAGATGAACTAAATTGTGTATTTGGAAGTATTCCTACATATAAAATAAAGTGGTATGAGGTTGATATAAATGGAATTGAGGGATTAGATAGAATTGCAAAAGATTCTCTAACTGATGAACATTTATTTGAAGTTCTCAAAACAACACCAAATGAGACTTTTGAAAAGATAGAAAATGGGTATCGCCTTGAGATTTATATACCTTTTGCTGATAAAACTGACTTTGATTTATTAGAGTCTGGTACAGACATCATTATAAAAATAGGAAATTTCAAGAGAAATATTCCTATACCTAATGTAATAAGAAAATATTCAATTTCATCTGCAAAGTTAGAAGATGAAAAATTAAGTATCATTTTTGAATAA
- a CDS encoding MarR family transcriptional regulator produces MTTNKDFNIESIIFKYIDEFKFLLFPDQWSSVFLDYSKNEILAMLLIYRKNKVNMSEVAEYINAPLNTATGVITRLEKKMIVERTRDTEDKRIVMINLTQNGQEFIRDEKKQIEYYVKKVYSSLTEEEKSVAISIVNKVIHTLKMGMDRSEDEEKPVKKVKRIIIE; encoded by the coding sequence ATGACAACTAATAAAGATTTCAATATTGAATCAATAATTTTCAAATATATAGATGAATTCAAATTCTTATTATTCCCAGATCAATGGAGTAGTGTTTTTTTAGATTATTCTAAGAATGAAATATTAGCAATGTTACTTATATATAGAAAAAATAAAGTAAATATGAGTGAAGTTGCTGAATATATTAATGCTCCTTTAAATACTGCGACTGGTGTAATTACTAGATTAGAAAAAAAGATGATAGTTGAAAGAACAAGAGATACTGAAGATAAGAGAATAGTAATGATTAACCTAACTCAAAATGGTCAAGAATTCATAAGGGATGAGAAAAAGCAAATTGAGTATTATGTTAAGAAAGTATATAGTTCCTTAACTGAAGAGGAGAAAAGTGTTGCTATAAGTATAGTTAATAAGGTGATTCATACATTAAAAATGGGTATGGATAGGTCTGAAGATGAAGAGAAACCAGTTAAAAAAGTTAAAAGAATAATAATTGAATAA
- a CDS encoding DUF421 domain-containing protein encodes MNEYLILFIRSVVTYFTLVLFARIMGRKQISQLTYFDYVVGITIGSIASTASVEKNVDIYEGIFCIIIWSVLTILISEITLKNIKLRLLIDSEPLLIIDKGKVIYKNMKKARYNIGDLLMQLRVKDIFYITEVEIAILEPDGKLSVLKKSEHTTLTIEDMNIIKPKTGMMVDLILDGNILSSHLQQIQKDEDWVIAQLKARNINNIKDVVFAGIQADQQMYIVTKDD; translated from the coding sequence ATGAATGAATATTTAATTCTCTTTATTAGGTCAGTTGTTACTTATTTTACTTTGGTTCTTTTTGCAAGAATTATGGGAAGAAAGCAAATCTCCCAACTAACCTACTTTGATTATGTGGTTGGAATAACAATAGGTTCTATTGCATCAACAGCGTCAGTGGAAAAAAATGTTGATATATATGAGGGTATCTTTTGTATTATTATATGGAGTGTTCTTACAATATTGATTTCAGAAATAACGTTAAAAAATATTAAATTAAGATTACTAATAGATAGCGAGCCACTATTAATAATAGATAAAGGGAAAGTTATTTACAAAAACATGAAGAAAGCAAGATATAATATTGGAGATTTATTAATGCAATTGAGAGTTAAAGATATTTTTTATATTACAGAGGTTGAAATAGCAATATTAGAACCAGATGGTAAACTTAGTGTTTTAAAGAAATCTGAACATACCACATTAACTATAGAAGATATGAATATTATAAAACCCAAAACTGGTATGATGGTGGATTTGATTTTAGATGGAAATATTTTATCTTCCCACCTACAGCAAATTCAAAAAGATGAAGATTGGGTTATTGCACAATTAAAAGCAAGAAATATTAATAATATAAAAGATGTTGTTTTTGCAGGTATACAAGCAGATCAGCAGATGTATATTGTTACTAAGGATGATTAA
- a CDS encoding PTS sugar transporter subunit IIA, giving the protein MFKIKEIFSKILNKNDDSNKNQYTLPLREDGKKQFPILSPLKGEILELSKVSDQTFSTGCMGQGIAIIPDEGKLFSPVKGKVVSIFPTKHAFCIQCDDGMELLIHIGIDTVMLNGKGFKSLVSNGDSIEVGTPLLEFDLNLIKNSGYETTTLIIITNSSIYSEVIYNKEKNIDVSNLLLTIVE; this is encoded by the coding sequence ATGTTCAAAATAAAAGAAATATTTAGTAAAATTCTCAATAAAAATGACGATTCAAATAAAAATCAGTATACATTACCATTAAGAGAAGATGGGAAAAAACAATTTCCCATACTTAGTCCATTAAAAGGAGAAATTTTAGAATTATCAAAAGTATCAGACCAAACATTTAGTACAGGGTGTATGGGGCAAGGAATTGCTATTATTCCTGATGAAGGAAAATTATTTTCACCTGTAAAAGGAAAAGTAGTTTCTATATTTCCTACTAAACATGCATTTTGTATTCAATGTGATGATGGTATGGAATTATTAATTCATATTGGTATTGATACAGTAATGTTAAATGGAAAAGGTTTTAAATCATTAGTGAGTAACGGTGATTCAATTGAAGTAGGTACACCATTATTAGAATTTGATTTAAATTTAATAAAGAATAGTGGGTATGAAACAACAACATTAATAATAATTACAAATAGTTCAATTTATTCGGAGGTAATTTATAACAAAGAAAAGAATATTGATGTTTCAAATTTGTTATTAACAATTGTAGAATAA